The genomic segment GTCTCCTGTCATCATTCTGCTAGGCTGAGCGATACCAGCGTCTGAAGGATGAAGTGGCCAGAGCCAGTGTACAGTTGCAGCTCTTCAAGCTATACCACAATGAGACTGAGATTGAGAAGCTGAATAAAGAGCTGGGCCAGCGGAACAAGGAGATTGACAAGGACCGTAAAAAGATGGACCATgtggaggaggagctgaaggacaagaagaaggaGCTGGGCAGGCTGATGAGGGAGCAGCAGACCATTGAAAAAGAGATCAAGTGAGTGGCAATGATATAACACAGTGTCAAAGTGTGTTTGATGCACTTTTCAGATTAACTAGATCTTGTGCCTTTTTAATACCTAGAGCATTGTTAACGATTTCATTATACCCACAGAGAGAAGGATTCTGAGTTGAACCAAAAGAGGCCGCAGTACATCAAGGCAAAAGAGAACACCTCACACAAGATCAAGAAGCTTGAGGCAGCACGTAAATCATTGCAGAATGCCCAAAAGATGTACAAGAAACGCAAGGGTGACATGGATGAGTTAGATAAAGAGATGAAAGCAGTGGAGTTGGCTAAGCAAGAATTTGAAGAGCGCATGGAGGAGGAGGCACAGAGCCAGGGCCAGGACCTCACCCTGGAGGAAAATCAGGTATGATACCATAGAATATGTTGTACACATTTGAAGGCTCGTTGATTCATTTCACATAAATTCTTATTTGCAGGACCTTATTTAGAAAACTGAAATACTGATACTTCCATGTTCTCATTAACAAAAATGCTGTAATGCAATTATACCTTGAAATGTATTTGATTGTAAACTTGGAAAGTTAATCAATGCAAATCTCAGGTTTTGTTGCATGTGAATTGCTTTTGATAATTAAATCAGATGGGTGTTAAAGTATACATGACTTGGCATAACATTAGTTTTTTCCCGCATATGCACTTCAGGTCAAGCAGTACCATCGTCTCAAGGAAGAGGCCAGTAAACGTGCAGCCACGTTGGCACAGGAACTGGAGAAGTTCAACCGTGACCAGAAGGCCGACCAGGATCGCCTGGActtggaggagaggaagaaagtggAGACAGAGGTAAATAACACACTGAAGATACATTTACCAGTGCCACAATGAACTGATTTGAATACATACAACCATAAATAATGTTGTTTCCCTTCAGGCCAAAATCAAACAGAAGATTCGTGAAATTGAGGAGAACCAGAAGCGTATTGAGAAATTGGAGGATTACATCACCACCAGCAGGTATGCTTTGTTCCATAGACATAACTAACTAGCTGATTTTGTAGTTTTTCTCCTTTACGCTCTTTCACGCTTTCTTGTCCTGTTACCTTTCAGGCAGTCTCTAGATGAGCAGAAACGCATGGAGGAGGAGCTGACCGAAGAGGTGGAGATGGCCAAGAGGAGAATTGATGAGATCAACATGGAGCTTAACCAGGTATGTTATGTGCACACGAGGAAACGAATAAAAGAAAGACTTGAATTATGTAATCTTAACCAACTGTTTTCAGCGTGCTGTAGTTGTTAGGGGACCTTGAGGTCATGTTTGCATGCGTCATCCTTAAGCAAGACTTCTTGATATTTATGTATCTAACCGGTGCCCTGACTTCCCTGGAAGTGAGACATGGAACAAATAATTTCTCTGTATAAATCAATACGCCTTTTCTCAAAGCAGACATTTTCACTCCTAGCGAGAAAAGCACAAGTGTGACTAATAGCGCTAAAGATGGGCTCCATCTTATTTAGGTTTTCCAATAAGGCATGCTAGTGCCAGCTTGCACATAACTGGGGTTCTGGCACCAGCGCACCTTTTTGATAATGTTATTAGTTTCACCAGTGTTTGACAAGTGAAAATGTCAGCTGTGAAAAAGTCTATTATGAATCCCATTATTGTTGGCTTTTTCTGTAGGTAATGGAGCAGCTGGGCGACGCCAGGATCGATAGGCAGGAGAACAGTCGCCAGCAACGCAAGGCTGAGATCATGGAGAGCATTAAAAGACTCTACCCTGGCTCTGTGGTAAGGCAACTGTGACAGCATTCAGTACGATATCATCACATTTTTCATACTTTCTATTGTACAGAATACTTCTTATATTAGTTTAGTAAAAATatgcttctctttctttccacagtATGGTCGTCTAATTGACCTGTGCCAGCCCACTCAGAAGAAGTATCAGATCGCTGTGACCAAAGTGTTGGGCAAGAACATGGACGCCATCATTGTTGACTCTGAGAAGACTGGCAGAGACTGTATTCAATACATcaaggagcagagaggagagcctGAGACGTTTCTTCCTCTTGACTACCTAGAGGTAAATACGAGAAATTACAAATATTAACTTTACCCAAAGATCTCTATAGTAGTTGAAGTGTCCATGATCAAATCTGCAATCAAAAACAGAATCATCAAATTTCAATAAAATTGAGGATGAAGACAGGGGTCCACAAAACAGCGTCTAATCCCAATAGAACTGGTCAGAAACACACttgtcaaattaaaaaaacaacagcctAGGATTAATTTAAGTTACAGCAACTTTTGTCACttcaaaactaaatatataatatataatatataataatatattaaaaaaaatgtcagtgttaCTAATTAAGAATACGTGTAGTGTAGATTCACAGTTTACAAGCTATGTTTTTACAGCCAACGATTGATTATTTATATCTTGGTCAATGTCAGGCACTAATTTCCCTGCTGAAAGTGACACTCACTAAGACTAGTTATAATGGGAATTttgaattatattatttaaaaaaaaatgtcctatATGCTTTTCTCCTGTCTTATCAAAGGTCAAACCAACAGATGAGAAACTGAGAGAACTGCGGGGAGCCAAGCTGGTGATTGATGTGATTCGCTATGAGCCCCCTCACATCAAGAAAGCCCTCCAGTATGCATGTGGCAACGCTCTGGTCTGTGAGAATGTAGAAGATGCACGAAGAATTGCTTTTGGAGGGCCATACAGGCACAAGGTAATTAACTATGGCTATTTAAAGTAACTAGCTGAGTGTTTACATATATTGTCAAAATCTTTTGATTTGGTTTTAATCTTGTCTATTCTTCCTCCTAATCTttccttgtctgtctgtgtctagACTGTAGCCCTGGACGGTACTCTGTTCCAGAAGTCTGGAGTCATCTCTGGAGGAGCCAGTGACCTGAAGGCCAAGGCCAGGCGTTGGGACGAGAAAGCTGTGGACAAGctcaaggagaagaaagaaaaactcacTGAAGAGCTCAAGGTAACTTAGACCTATAAGGAGGTTGTGGTTTTGgtcctgtttgttttgtttgtctgttagtTAACAGGATaccaaaaaaatcattttcctGAGTCATCGTTAAGTAAAATGtgctgaaaatgtttgtttcaaaACCTTAATGGttgattcttcttttttcttgtagGAGCAAATGAAAGCcaaaaggaaggaggcagaGCTGCGTCAGGTGCAGTCTCAGGCACACGGTCTACAGATGAGACTGAAGTACTCCCAGAGTGACCTGGAACAGACAAAAACTCGCCACCTCTCCCTCAACATGCAGGTACAGTCTGATTACAGCTGTTGTCCCTTTTCTGCCTTTTACTGCTCTAGTGACTTTTGCTTTaaaacttgttttgtttgtgtcatGCAGGAGAAGTCTAAGTTGGAGAGTGAACTGGCAAACTTTGGTCCTCGCATCAATGACATCAAGAGAATCATCCAGTCCCGTGAGAGGGAAATCACTGACCTTCGGGACCGCATGAACCTGGTGAGACTGACACAAGTCAAGTCTGATACCTAGAAATCTGTTAATGCATACCCCATGTGTCAATGCAgtaatgtgttttgcttatgCTTTTTTCAGGTGGAGGATGAAGTGTTTGTGGAGTTTTGTAAGGAGATTGGAGTGAGGAACATCAGAGAgtttgaggaggagaaggtgaagaGGCAGAATGAAATTGCAAAGAAGCGGTAAGTTTGGAAataatttcagttttcagttctAATCTGGGCCAGTTCTTGTCACATTTGTTGGTTAACTTGTTTCAGGTTGTCTGTGTGGTGTAACCTGACATCTGTCATTTTATCTCAGTCTTGAGTTTGAGACCCAGAAGACCCGTCTGGGTATCCAGGTAGACTATGAGAAGAACCAGTTGAAGGAGGACCAAGAGAAGGTCATGATGTGGGAGCAGACCGTCAAGAAGGACGAGGCTGAAATAGAGCGACTCAAGAAGGTAAAGACATAAAGTGAAGGATTAAAAACTTCCATCTGTTCTGTCCTCAATTTATACCTCaatttgtgtatttctgttaTCTTTCATGTCTTATCTTTCTGTAGGAGGAGCACAGGCATATGAAGATCATTGACGAGACAATGGCCCAACTTCAGGACCTGAAGAACCAGCACCTCACAAAGAAATCTGAAGTCAATGATAAGAACCATGAGATGGAGGAGATCCGCAAAAAACTGGGTGGCGCTAACAAGTCAGTGGCTGCAAAAACACGTCAAATTTACTATTTATTATGTCATATGAGATtagttaatacatttttaagttgttttctgctacagattttgtgtttgtgtattccAGAGAGTTGACTCAGCTCCAGAAGGAGGTGACAGCCATTGAGACCAAACTGGAGCAGAAGCGCAGTGACCGTCACAACCTGCTGCAAGCCTGCAAAATGCAGGATATCAGACTGCCTCTGCGCTCTGGAACAATGGATGATATCAGCCAGGGAGAGGTACACACTAACACAATCAAATGCAGTTCATTTTATACTATTgtgattaaaacagaaaatcacatcctccttttgttttgctgttcCAGGGGAGTTCACAGTCAGAGGAGTCCAGCAGCCAGAGGACATCCAGCAGTGTTCTGGCTAAAGAGGCTCTCATAGAGATCGACTACAGCAACCTGTCTGAAGACCTTAAGGTAGCTGGTCCACATAACCACCCAGGCCTAACATTTAAACAGTCCGACTTGATCTcttctcattttatttaaatgtgctcAATTTTGTGTcccttattttatattttaaatgatggcAATTTACTAGTAGCCTTTTtttctacacactacacacacaagtACTTCACAGCacacaaaagaaggaaaaaaagagctaTTTGCAGCAAAGATCTGTAGAGTGTAGTTTAGGATACACTTTAGAAGCACACTTAGTTATTTTAACCTTGTTTGACTTCCTACAGGATGCGCTGTCAGAGGAGGAGATCAAggcagagacaaacacactgcagcagcgTCTGAATGAGCAGCAAAGCATCCTTCAGAGGATCAGTGCGCCTAACATGAAGGCCATGGAGAAGCTTGAGAGTGTCAGGGACAAGTTCCAAGAGACCAGTGATGGTGAGATGGGTTGATAAAAGCTGGGGTAAAATGAGGAAAAGGAGATGATGGGTGAAGTGATGCAGGTTTAAAGGACCTTTCTAGAGCTGTTAATAATATCATcattctctgtttgtgttgtctcgCTTCAGAATTTGAGGCTGCTCGTAAGAGAGCGAAGAAAGCCAAGCAAGCCTTTGAGCAAATCAAGAAGGAAAGGTTTGATCGTTTCAATACCTGCTTTGAGTCTGTGGCCACCAACATTGATGAGATCTACAAGGCACTCTCACGTAACAGCAGTGCCCAGGTGCGTCTCcaaaattgtgtgttttttttttacaatgttttttatattcCAGTATATATTCAAAGTAAAacctatgtgtgtgtctgtttcttctgTAGGCTTTCCTGGGACCAGAAAACCCAGAGGAGCCCTACCTGGATGGCATCAACTATAACTGTGTGGCTCCAGGGAAGAGATTCAGACCCATGGATAACCTGTCTGGAGGAGAGAAGACTGTCGCTGCCCTGGCTTTGCTCTTTGCTATtcacaggtgaaacaaaaaaGGAGTACAGAGGGAGTCTTAATGTTTAATTTGAGGAAAAAGAGACTTTCCACAATATTatttaattgttgttgttgttattattgaaTTGTTAACAATGCCTCTCCTGTTTGTCTATAGCTACAAACCAGCTCCCTTCTTCGTCCTGGATGAGATTGACGCTGCTCTGGACAACACTAACATTGGCAAGGTCTGTTCTAAAATGAAATTAGATTAAGTGACGTGAGCTGTTTATCAATGCTGCTTGTGATTTAAGCACagggattttttaaaattattattgtttagtACAAATAAAACTGCATGACTTAACTTTCTGTTCCCTCAAGGTGGCCAATTACATCAAAGACCAGTCTGTGCAGAACTTCCAGGCCATCGTCATTTCTCTGAAGGAGGAATTCTACACAAAGGCAGACTCACTCATCGGTGTTTATCCAGAGGTATGTTTTGTAAAATACTAAGTATACAATCCATGAAGCCGTTTGCCAAACATACACTAAACTGATGTTCCTTCTCTTCTACTCACAGCAAGGAGACTGCGTCATCAGCAAAGTGCTCACATTTGATCTCTCTCAGTATCCTGATGCCAATCCCAATCCCAATGAATAGGAGGAGCACTCCCAACACTGGCATTTTGGCAAGTCGGTCGTTCCATTTGCTACTCTTAATTATGTAGTCACAGATTATGTATCCATTAGGTCTCACACGTTAtttcttatgtttttttaagtttgtgtatttttttggaTTTGCTACCGTAGTCAATTAGTGCattagtgggttttttttagttgtgCGGGATTGTTCTTTATAAATAGTGACAACCAGGATGTATGTACATTATTACAAGCTAGCCCTTTCTCAATTAGGCCATGCTACACTGACACTTATAATGAATAAAGATTCATTTTAATCAAGTGAAAATGAAACCTTTTTAACAGACTGTAGAATTTGTATCACGCTTCTTTCATGTGATAAAATGTGCAGATGAATTTCAGAGCTTTTATACTGTTTCTGGCCCTCTTTCCAATGGTGTGCTGTAAAGCCCTTGCCTGTCCTTTTGTTGTGTGTAAAAGatgtatttgcattttcatagttgctatgttttttttttttttttaaagcttaatCATTGAAACTGTTGTTACAGTACGGTGGATACATTCCCGTGTGTGATGGTTAAATAAAACCCCAAGTTAGCTGCAACTGGAGGTGCTATTATGGAATCATGAAGTTTTGTCGAAACTGTCACCAGAAAATGATTTGAAAGGAAATGTGCTGAGTTAATAAGGTTGTATGAGTAACGGCAGTCTCTTGATATTACCTCAGTTATATCCTGAGTCAGCTTTAGGCAAATGGAAAACTCAACATTTTCTGTCAGGTCTGTTTTATTGATTGCTTGgcttcaataaataaaatttgaataatttaagCTTTTGACAGCTTTGTGCTTCAATTTTAAGGAattgttttacctttttat from the Scomber japonicus isolate fScoJap1 chromosome 4, fScoJap1.pri, whole genome shotgun sequence genome contains:
- the smc1a gene encoding structural maintenance of chromosomes protein 1A — translated: MGYLKLIEIENFKSYKGRQIIGPFHKFTAIIGPNGSGKSNLMDAISFVLAEKTSNLRVKTLKDLIHGAPVGKPAANRAFVSMVYQEDNGEERNFTRIIIGSSSEYRINSKVVGLPEYSEELEKLGILIKARNFLVFQGAVESIAMKNPKERTALFEEISRSGELAQEYDRRKKEMVKAEEDTQFNYHRKKNIAAERKEAKQEKEEAERYQRLKDEVARASVQLQLFKLYHNETEIEKLNKELGQRNKEIDKDRKKMDHVEEELKDKKKELGRLMREQQTIEKEIKEKDSELNQKRPQYIKAKENTSHKIKKLEAARKSLQNAQKMYKKRKGDMDELDKEMKAVELAKQEFEERMEEEAQSQGQDLTLEENQVKQYHRLKEEASKRAATLAQELEKFNRDQKADQDRLDLEERKKVETEAKIKQKIREIEENQKRIEKLEDYITTSRQSLDEQKRMEEELTEEVEMAKRRIDEINMELNQVMEQLGDARIDRQENSRQQRKAEIMESIKRLYPGSVYGRLIDLCQPTQKKYQIAVTKVLGKNMDAIIVDSEKTGRDCIQYIKEQRGEPETFLPLDYLEVKPTDEKLRELRGAKLVIDVIRYEPPHIKKALQYACGNALVCENVEDARRIAFGGPYRHKTVALDGTLFQKSGVISGGASDLKAKARRWDEKAVDKLKEKKEKLTEELKEQMKAKRKEAELRQVQSQAHGLQMRLKYSQSDLEQTKTRHLSLNMQEKSKLESELANFGPRINDIKRIIQSREREITDLRDRMNLVEDEVFVEFCKEIGVRNIREFEEEKVKRQNEIAKKRLEFETQKTRLGIQVDYEKNQLKEDQEKVMMWEQTVKKDEAEIERLKKEEHRHMKIIDETMAQLQDLKNQHLTKKSEVNDKNHEMEEIRKKLGGANKELTQLQKEVTAIETKLEQKRSDRHNLLQACKMQDIRLPLRSGTMDDISQGEGSSQSEESSSQRTSSSVLAKEALIEIDYSNLSEDLKDALSEEEIKAETNTLQQRLNEQQSILQRISAPNMKAMEKLESVRDKFQETSDEFEAARKRAKKAKQAFEQIKKERFDRFNTCFESVATNIDEIYKALSRNSSAQAFLGPENPEEPYLDGINYNCVAPGKRFRPMDNLSGGEKTVAALALLFAIHSYKPAPFFVLDEIDAALDNTNIGKVANYIKDQSVQNFQAIVISLKEEFYTKADSLIGVYPEQGDCVISKVLTFDLSQYPDANPNPNE